The Caldicellulosiruptor changbaiensis genome has a segment encoding these proteins:
- the mreB gene encoding rod shape-determining protein — MAFGTDIGIDLGTATVLVYVKGKGIVLREPSVVAIEQTRKQILAVGEEARRMIGRTPGNIVAVRPLRDGVISDYEVTEAMLKYFLGKVLGRRVFFKPRVVVCVPSGVTEVEKRAVLDATYEAGAKQTFLIEEPIAAAIGAGLDISRPMGCMVIDIGGGTTDIAVISLGGAVVSESIKVAGDKFDEAIIRYIRKKHSVAIGERTAEELKINIGCAYKKPKVESMEVRGRSLLTGLPKTITVTSDEMLQALEEPVSAIIEAVHRVLENTPPELAADITSTGIVMTGGGSLLWGLDKLISEKTGIPTRIADDPISCVALGTGKALEALVQLESSLIKDPRVR, encoded by the coding sequence ATGGCATTTGGAACAGATATAGGAATCGATTTGGGAACAGCAACAGTTTTAGTGTATGTCAAAGGCAAGGGTATAGTTTTGAGAGAACCGTCTGTTGTTGCAATAGAGCAGACAAGAAAACAGATTTTAGCAGTTGGGGAAGAAGCAAGGCGAATGATAGGAAGAACTCCTGGAAACATTGTGGCGGTAAGGCCACTCAGAGATGGTGTTATATCAGACTATGAAGTGACAGAAGCAATGTTAAAGTATTTTCTTGGGAAAGTGCTTGGCAGGCGTGTGTTTTTCAAGCCGAGGGTTGTTGTATGTGTCCCATCAGGGGTAACAGAGGTTGAAAAAAGGGCTGTTTTGGATGCTACATATGAAGCAGGAGCAAAGCAGACATTCTTGATTGAAGAGCCAATTGCAGCAGCAATTGGTGCAGGTCTTGATATTTCAAGGCCGATGGGATGTATGGTAATAGACATTGGTGGGGGTACAACAGACATTGCAGTAATTTCCCTTGGCGGAGCTGTTGTGAGTGAGTCAATTAAAGTTGCAGGGGATAAATTTGACGAGGCAATTATCCGATATATAAGAAAGAAACATAGTGTTGCAATTGGCGAAAGGACAGCAGAAGAACTCAAGATAAACATAGGATGTGCGTATAAAAAGCCAAAGGTAGAATCTATGGAGGTCCGCGGTAGAAGCTTACTTACTGGTCTTCCAAAGACAATTACTGTCACATCAGACGAGATGTTGCAGGCCTTAGAAGAACCAGTGTCGGCTATAATTGAAGCTGTTCACAGAGTACTTGAGAACACGCCACCTGAGCTTGCAGCTGATATTACATCGACAGGGATTGTTATGACAGGTGGGGGAAGTCTTTTATGGGGTTTGGACAAGCTGATTTCTGAAAAGACAGGTATTCCAACCAGAATTGCAGATGACCCAATTTCATGTGTTGCGCTGGGTACAGGAAAGGCGTTAGAAGCACTTGTTCAATTGGAGTCAAGCCTGATAAAGGACCCAAGAGTAAGGTAA
- a CDS encoding S41 family peptidase, whose amino-acid sequence MSKNRKLFLKIVAVVVALSLFIAVPVYSQFFIISSDYPTDQQMDYIKKVLQVAKVYHIGKYSYDDLIDMMFAGLFKSLDKYSEYMKPQEAKDFTESVNGEFSGIGVQIEKQDDYIVITGVFDGTPAKEAGLKVGDKIVAADGKSLVGKTTDDAVKLIRGQEGTTVVIDILRDGKTYRFSIVRRKIKIPVVEYRVLENNIGYIKLTQFSQGASNEVKKALGEFDKKGIKNIIFDIRNNPGGLLDEVVKICEFFVPEGPIVTIEYNTFKDEYKSKNKNPKYKLAVLTNESSASASEIFAQAIKDTKVGVVIGTKTYGKGTVQTLISLPETATKKGYMAKVTVAKYKSPSGYYVDGKGVIPNIEVQDDSLSQFGPDKILTLTATKKYKKGDMDLEVLAAQQRLYYLRYLSSWTGKMDDATVNAIKKFQKDNKLSPNGVLDIATQKKLNERFTEFLKSKYVDKQLQRAIQYFKQGK is encoded by the coding sequence ATGAGCAAAAACAGAAAACTTTTTCTCAAAATTGTAGCTGTTGTAGTTGCATTGTCTTTATTTATTGCAGTTCCTGTGTATTCCCAGTTTTTTATAATCTCAAGTGACTATCCAACAGATCAGCAAATGGACTATATCAAAAAAGTGTTGCAAGTTGCAAAGGTTTATCATATTGGAAAGTACAGCTATGATGATTTGATTGACATGATGTTTGCAGGACTTTTCAAGAGCCTTGACAAATACTCAGAATACATGAAACCACAGGAGGCTAAAGACTTTACAGAGAGTGTGAATGGGGAGTTTTCTGGAATAGGTGTTCAGATAGAAAAACAAGATGATTATATTGTGATAACTGGTGTGTTTGATGGAACGCCAGCAAAAGAGGCAGGATTAAAGGTTGGTGATAAAATTGTTGCAGCAGATGGGAAATCTCTTGTTGGCAAGACAACAGATGATGCTGTAAAACTCATTCGCGGGCAAGAGGGAACAACTGTTGTAATTGACATCTTGCGAGATGGTAAGACTTACAGATTTTCTATTGTAAGAAGAAAGATTAAGATTCCTGTTGTTGAGTACAGGGTATTAGAAAATAATATCGGTTATATTAAACTTACACAATTTTCACAAGGTGCATCAAATGAGGTCAAAAAAGCTCTTGGTGAGTTTGACAAAAAGGGTATCAAAAATATCATATTTGATATACGAAACAATCCTGGTGGGCTTTTGGATGAGGTTGTAAAGATTTGTGAGTTCTTTGTACCGGAGGGACCAATTGTGACAATTGAATACAATACGTTCAAGGATGAGTATAAGTCAAAGAATAAAAACCCAAAATACAAGCTTGCTGTTTTAACAAATGAATCAAGTGCATCTGCATCTGAGATATTTGCACAAGCTATTAAAGACACTAAGGTTGGTGTTGTAATTGGCACAAAGACATACGGTAAAGGCACAGTCCAGACACTAATTTCGCTTCCCGAAACAGCTACTAAAAAAGGGTATATGGCAAAGGTTACAGTTGCTAAGTATAAATCACCGTCTGGGTACTATGTAGATGGCAAAGGTGTTATACCAAATATTGAGGTGCAGGATGATTCGCTTTCCCAGTTTGGGCCTGACAAAATTTTGACTTTAACCGCAACTAAGAAATACAAAAAAGGCGATATGGATTTGGAAGTACTTGCTGCTCAGCAAAGACTTTATTATTTGAGGTATTTGAGTAGCTGGACTGGAAAAATGGACGATGCGACTGTAAATGCAATCAAGAAGTTCCAAAAAGATAATAAGCTTTCACCAAATGGAGTACTTGATATAGCAACTCAAAAGAAGTTAAATGAAAGGTTTACAGAGTTTTTAAAATCAAAGTATGTAGACAAGCAGCTACAAAGAGCTATTCAGTACTTTAAGCAAGGGAAGTAA
- a CDS encoding S-layer homology domain-containing protein, which yields MVIVSIFLGPIKMAFSEEGYLGYEGGISSYKESDPKKTKIDYYEYTFVTGQPVLLSGTLDAKIRTAGKSETISYSYDLKDSTGKITVKRTVSLKGSLTKLPNGSITKEYTLSSYKETLTVGGAVYDLQNYSFSKSTAVDTNPAVNFYQGEWNLIKTYDGGLKISIEGENYGYDGYWGSGEFQKVKQTIETPSWFGIVNLNIALVQKTLLEFKKNDTPSSITGTYVLKSKVEGNLDITYDMPTFTKNGEVLTKRNKGKIQKNIEKSPIIRMAVIPSLPKVKGYEYEEAINTCFAFNGFYNKDDFVPTEYITRAQFAKLLLDTLNIYSNYYNPRTTQKKSIYKDVPLNHKYYGYIYAITKAGLMRGKSSDYFKPEDYITRAEAALVISKVIGFDKKITQPITQTSYLDDSSIPTWAKDAAQVLKDTRIMAGTEENMFMPQERLTKGVAANIIFNLINYLRNDLPQQYLNMSIFHTD from the coding sequence ATTGTCATTGTAAGTATTTTTCTTGGTCCCATTAAAATGGCATTTTCTGAAGAAGGATATTTGGGTTATGAAGGTGGGATATCCTCCTACAAAGAATCTGACCCGAAAAAGACCAAAATAGATTATTACGAATACACTTTTGTGACAGGCCAGCCTGTTCTGCTTTCTGGAACACTTGATGCAAAAATTAGAACTGCTGGAAAATCTGAGACAATCTCTTACTCATATGATTTAAAGGACTCAACAGGCAAGATTACAGTAAAGAGGACAGTTAGTCTCAAAGGGAGCTTGACAAAACTTCCAAATGGTAGTATAACAAAGGAGTATACGTTGAGCAGCTACAAAGAGACACTGACAGTTGGTGGTGCCGTTTATGACCTTCAAAACTATTCATTTTCAAAATCAACAGCAGTGGATACAAATCCTGCTGTGAACTTCTATCAAGGTGAGTGGAATCTTATCAAGACATATGATGGTGGCTTGAAGATTTCAATTGAAGGTGAAAACTATGGATATGATGGGTACTGGGGGAGTGGTGAGTTTCAAAAAGTGAAACAGACTATTGAGACACCTTCATGGTTTGGCATTGTAAACCTTAACATTGCACTTGTACAAAAAACACTGTTAGAATTTAAGAAGAACGATACACCATCGAGTATCACCGGTACATATGTTCTAAAATCCAAAGTGGAAGGTAATCTTGACATAACCTATGACATGCCCACATTTACCAAAAACGGTGAGGTTTTGACAAAGAGAAACAAGGGTAAGATTCAAAAGAACATTGAGAAGTCCCCAATCATCAGAATGGCTGTCATTCCAAGCCTGCCAAAGGTAAAAGGATATGAATATGAAGAGGCGATAAACACATGTTTTGCCTTCAATGGTTTTTACAACAAAGATGATTTTGTCCCAACAGAGTATATCACAAGAGCTCAGTTTGCAAAACTTTTGCTTGACACACTGAACATTTATAGTAACTATTACAACCCGCGAACAACCCAGAAAAAGTCAATCTACAAGGATGTTCCGCTAAATCACAAGTATTATGGGTATATATATGCAATTACAAAAGCAGGACTTATGAGAGGAAAGTCTTCTGATTATTTCAAGCCTGAAGACTATATAACGAGAGCTGAGGCAGCTTTGGTAATTTCAAAGGTAATTGGTTTTGACAAGAAGATAACACAGCCCATAACACAGACGAGCTATTTAGACGATAGCAGCATTCCCACATGGGCAAAAGATGCTGCTCAGGTTTTAAAGGATACAAGGATTATGGCAGGTACTGAAGAAAACATGTTCATGCCCCAGGAAAGACTTACAAAAGGTGTTGCTGCCAATATCATATTTAATCTTATAAACTATCTTAGAAATGATCTTCCGCAGCAGTATCTTAACATGAGTATTTTTCACACTGATTAA
- a CDS encoding S-layer homology domain-containing protein, translating into MRRKNSFLSLLIILVFALSLFTPAWAQQAIEYTTVADYSKMIKNTKILQLPQNPVSKKGLLFLAALGFLNSTNKENIKPSDILTKEEALSIILNSAGKQQDAFLRAEKLESKRVSGTKLVVPYNYLYLGYIQLAYDLKVMSKKEYQDTMSQVQPSQKDHEKMTDDLIKKNNEIVSRAIYEGRPYSYDDLIFVRSAPATRQEVARWVVLTFKIPQSYENLAKTYPDYDKIDSKFLSSINTLLKNGSLIGRTDGYLHPDDYITYEELSFILYNLKDYIVKANNLKEVPAELKNIQRYSDKTVYNFEDDNGNDIEITTIPGKQDFVVLTDSGAVLSSSLQQGDYIDLYVNDKGQVVLGEVLSKAGTVTLKGVITKIDVKKNTIQIKLPDGKAYDLLVSPKATIYDTRASKAVNLSDLSVGNIVTVVAKKNRADNIEVLSYQDQDISRVEGIISQISNDRIVINSNGKLMSFLLSPDTAYIDKGDFTRGLTKNDFYQGMKVLVGEYSGFAQYISTTYDERAEDIVGGILYEIDINLSYIEIYNQDGVRKSYRFSKKMGLKVMKDGKTTSPDSLSKGDIVYLYFNGDFVRSITASSNLQPKIAKIEDIQRNPITKIPEKIYLNINGRVYGPYELSSDVEVIKSSSKGSLKDLAQGQYVKVTGSFFGASANIKKIEISTNDYVKNIYIAKATTIGDILYLSDISILRNNQFERLYDYKTFKIPSDALFIVDGMKQKSIPILQNFSVVVITKDRFSQETVDTVFALSKGWFSQLQGEVTNVKSGTITLSGEQLNFNQNSYLVANGLLSNTAPKVGDEIIAVSDGKNLVVAKYKEAVSKPIIVRGEVSEISELEYIKLKNFVYLDKQNGWQFVSTPLVLSYDTQTIYCDVYGINNPKDILGLINKSVYIIHDGKYAMSIIDASFGGYIVVGTMGKNGQVLNPQYHDMVTKTWNKINASLVLDPANAILINSSGDITSQLPQYGDEVILLVPQTSFNISKNVIEPSIVIINY; encoded by the coding sequence TTGAGAAGGAAAAATTCGTTTTTATCTTTATTGATAATTTTGGTGTTTGCATTAAGCCTTTTTACACCTGCATGGGCTCAACAGGCTATTGAATACACAACTGTTGCCGATTATTCCAAGATGATTAAAAATACCAAGATACTACAGCTTCCTCAGAATCCAGTATCAAAAAAAGGACTTTTGTTTTTAGCAGCGCTGGGATTTCTAAATTCGACAAACAAGGAAAATATAAAACCATCTGATATACTTACAAAAGAAGAAGCACTTTCGATAATTTTAAACAGTGCAGGAAAACAGCAAGATGCCTTCTTGAGAGCAGAAAAGTTAGAATCAAAAAGAGTATCTGGCACAAAACTTGTGGTACCATACAACTACCTTTATTTAGGATATATACAACTTGCATATGACCTGAAAGTAATGTCCAAAAAAGAATATCAAGATACAATGTCACAGGTACAGCCAAGTCAAAAAGACCATGAAAAGATGACAGATGATCTTATCAAAAAGAATAACGAAATTGTTTCAAGAGCTATCTATGAAGGAAGGCCATATTCATATGATGACCTGATTTTTGTAAGGTCGGCACCTGCCACACGTCAGGAAGTTGCCCGCTGGGTTGTGTTAACATTCAAAATACCGCAAAGCTACGAAAACTTAGCCAAAACCTACCCTGACTATGATAAGATTGATAGTAAGTTTTTATCTTCCATAAATACTCTTCTTAAAAACGGAAGCTTAATTGGAAGGACTGATGGTTATCTTCATCCTGATGACTACATAACATATGAAGAGCTAAGTTTCATTTTGTATAATCTTAAAGATTATATTGTAAAGGCGAACAATCTTAAAGAAGTGCCTGCTGAGTTAAAAAATATTCAAAGATATTCTGATAAGACTGTGTACAACTTTGAAGACGACAATGGAAATGATATAGAAATAACTACAATTCCAGGAAAACAAGATTTTGTTGTTCTAACAGACTCTGGTGCAGTTTTGTCCTCTTCATTGCAACAAGGGGACTATATTGACCTTTATGTAAATGACAAGGGTCAGGTTGTATTGGGTGAGGTTTTATCCAAAGCAGGAACAGTGACATTGAAAGGTGTCATCACGAAGATTGATGTAAAAAAGAATACAATTCAAATAAAACTGCCAGATGGCAAGGCCTATGATCTTTTAGTAAGTCCCAAAGCCACAATTTACGATACAAGAGCTTCGAAAGCTGTAAATCTTTCAGATTTGTCAGTTGGGAATATTGTCACAGTAGTTGCAAAAAAGAACAGAGCAGATAACATTGAGGTTTTGTCTTATCAAGACCAAGACATCAGCAGGGTGGAAGGTATTATTTCTCAGATCTCAAATGACAGAATTGTTATTAACTCAAACGGGAAGCTAATGTCGTTTTTGCTATCCCCTGATACAGCTTATATTGACAAAGGAGATTTTACAAGAGGACTTACAAAAAATGATTTTTATCAAGGCATGAAGGTTTTAGTTGGAGAGTATAGCGGGTTTGCTCAGTACATCAGCACAACCTATGATGAGAGAGCTGAGGATATAGTCGGTGGTATACTTTATGAGATTGATATAAACTTAAGTTATATTGAAATTTACAATCAAGACGGTGTTAGAAAAAGCTACAGGTTTTCTAAAAAAATGGGGCTAAAGGTTATGAAAGATGGTAAAACTACTTCACCTGATAGTCTTTCGAAGGGCGATATAGTATATCTTTATTTTAATGGCGATTTTGTGAGAAGTATAACCGCAAGCTCAAATCTTCAGCCAAAGATTGCCAAAATTGAAGATATCCAGAGAAATCCGATTACAAAAATACCTGAGAAGATATATCTTAATATTAATGGCAGAGTATATGGACCTTATGAACTAAGTAGCGATGTTGAGGTTATAAAAAGTAGCTCAAAAGGAAGTCTTAAGGATTTGGCTCAAGGTCAGTATGTAAAAGTTACCGGGTCCTTTTTTGGAGCTTCAGCAAATATCAAAAAGATTGAAATATCTACAAATGATTATGTAAAGAATATCTATATTGCAAAAGCAACTACAATCGGTGATATTTTGTATTTGTCAGATATTTCAATTTTGCGAAACAACCAGTTTGAAAGGTTGTATGACTACAAGACATTTAAAATACCATCTGACGCACTGTTTATTGTAGATGGTATGAAACAAAAAAGCATACCAATTTTACAGAATTTCTCTGTGGTGGTAATTACAAAGGATAGGTTCTCGCAAGAGACTGTAGATACTGTCTTTGCTCTTTCAAAAGGGTGGTTTTCTCAACTGCAAGGTGAAGTGACAAATGTTAAGTCAGGTACCATTACGCTATCTGGTGAGCAATTAAACTTCAACCAAAACTCATACCTTGTTGCAAATGGACTTCTTTCAAATACGGCCCCAAAAGTGGGAGATGAAATTATAGCTGTATCTGATGGGAAAAACCTTGTTGTTGCAAAATACAAAGAAGCAGTCTCAAAACCTATTATAGTAAGAGGCGAAGTTTCAGAGATTAGCGAGCTTGAATATATTAAGCTTAAAAACTTTGTATACCTTGACAAACAAAATGGTTGGCAATTTGTTTCAACTCCGCTTGTGCTTTCATACGATACCCAAACAATATATTGTGATGTGTATGGCATAAATAATCCAAAGGATATTTTGGGACTTATAAACAAAAGTGTGTATATTATCCACGATGGGAAGTACGCAATGTCCATTATTGATGCAAGTTTTGGTGGGTATATAGTTGTAGGAACAATGGGTAAAAATGGACAAGTTTTAAATCCACAGTACCATGATATGGTTACAAAAACCTGGAACAAGATAAACGCAAGCCTTGTTTTAGATCCGGCAAATGCAATTTTGATAAATAGTTCAGGTGATATTACATCGCAGCTTCCGCAGTATGGAGATGAAGTAATCCTGCTTGTGCCACAAACCAGCTTTAACATTTCTAAAAATGTAATAGAGCCATCCATTGTTATAATTAATTACTAA
- the dusB gene encoding tRNA dihydrouridine synthase DusB, whose product MLNITRKLFLAPMAGFTDKTFRSLCSRFGADVTITEMVSAKAITMGSQKTKELISFSEDEKIKGVQIFGSDPHVMAEAVKIIQDEFEYDFIDINMGCPVPKVVKSGEGSALMKNPSLAAKIVEEVARVSRKPVSVKIRKGFDEENINAPEFAYIMQESGASFITVHGRTRTQMYSGKADWEIIRKVKEKVKIPVVANGDIVDFESAKKAYEITKADAIMIGRAALGNPWVFLQIKEGFENGQVTTRVLPHQKIKVAIEFFRQLCTEKGEKMAVLEARKHLSFFVKGIENAAKIRDKINRIDNAEILISYLEQLKAELEQKLKKVDNIL is encoded by the coding sequence ATGCTAAACATCACAAGAAAACTCTTCTTAGCACCAATGGCAGGGTTTACTGATAAGACATTTAGAAGCCTATGCAGCAGGTTTGGTGCAGATGTTACCATAACTGAGATGGTGAGCGCAAAAGCAATCACAATGGGAAGCCAAAAGACGAAAGAACTAATTTCGTTTTCTGAAGATGAGAAGATAAAAGGTGTTCAGATTTTTGGAAGTGACCCACATGTAATGGCTGAAGCGGTCAAAATTATTCAGGATGAATTTGAGTACGATTTTATTGACATAAACATGGGCTGCCCTGTTCCAAAAGTTGTAAAAAGCGGTGAAGGAAGTGCACTAATGAAAAATCCTTCTTTGGCAGCAAAAATAGTTGAAGAGGTTGCAAGGGTGAGCAGGAAACCTGTGTCTGTAAAGATACGAAAGGGATTTGATGAAGAAAATATAAATGCGCCAGAGTTTGCCTATATCATGCAAGAAAGCGGTGCAAGTTTTATAACAGTCCATGGCAGAACACGCACACAGATGTATTCAGGGAAAGCTGACTGGGAGATAATAAGAAAGGTAAAAGAGAAGGTTAAAATTCCGGTTGTTGCCAACGGCGATATAGTGGATTTTGAGTCAGCAAAAAAAGCGTATGAAATAACAAAGGCAGATGCTATTATGATAGGAAGAGCAGCGCTTGGAAACCCTTGGGTGTTTCTTCAGATAAAAGAGGGATTTGAAAACGGGCAGGTTACAACAAGAGTCTTACCTCATCAGAAAATCAAAGTTGCAATTGAATTTTTCAGGCAGCTATGCACTGAAAAAGGCGAGAAGATGGCAGTGCTTGAGGCAAGGAAGCATCTTAGTTTTTTTGTAAAAGGGATAGAGAATGCAGCTAAAATTAGAGATAAAATCAACAGGATTGATAATGCAGAGATTTTGATTTCGTATCTTGAACAGCTGAAGGCAGAGCTTGAACAGAAGTTAAAAAAGGTCGATAATATTTTATAG
- a CDS encoding TraX family protein encodes MEKIISNLNTLPLFMLMSKKLTKSKSNLLKLIAAATMLIDHIGYLYFPNRVLFRIVGRIAFPIFAFQVAAGFKFTSNPKRYLKRLFIFALVSQIPFSLMTGDPYELNVIATFFFAAVALFFIQKRWYFLVIIPLAISYFVPMDYGIYGVLSVLIFYLFFDMPLLQLIVFCILTWFEVHLIGWSVQFYSIISVVLILLIRMLPVEFELRLNKYFFYWFYPVHMLLLVVIGKMF; translated from the coding sequence GTGGAAAAAATAATTTCAAATTTAAATACATTACCTTTATTTATGCTTATGTCAAAAAAGCTTACAAAATCTAAGTCCAATCTTTTAAAGCTCATTGCTGCTGCTACCATGCTAATTGACCACATAGGTTATTTGTATTTTCCTAATAGAGTACTTTTTAGAATAGTTGGGCGAATTGCATTTCCTATTTTTGCTTTTCAAGTGGCAGCTGGCTTTAAGTTTACATCAAATCCTAAGAGGTATTTAAAAAGGCTTTTCATATTTGCGCTGGTCTCACAGATTCCGTTTAGTCTTATGACAGGGGACCCATACGAGCTAAATGTGATTGCAACATTTTTCTTTGCAGCTGTAGCTTTATTTTTTATTCAGAAGAGATGGTATTTTCTTGTTATAATTCCACTTGCAATCTCTTATTTTGTTCCTATGGACTATGGAATATATGGTGTTTTGTCAGTTTTAATTTTTTACTTATTCTTTGACATGCCACTTTTGCAACTGATAGTATTTTGCATCCTTACATGGTTTGAAGTACACCTTATTGGCTGGTCTGTCCAGTTTTATTCGATAATATCTGTAGTCCTGATTTTACTAATTAGAATGCTACCAGTTGAATTTGAACTAAGGCTAAACAAATACTTTTTCTACTGGTTTTACCCTGTTCACATGCTGCTTCTTGTTGTGATAGGAAAGATGTTTTGA
- a CDS encoding glycoside hydrolase family 3 N-terminal domain-containing protein has product MSIEKKVNDLLQKMTIEEKVYQLTSILIQDILENDRFSPQKAKEKIPHGIGQITRLAGASNLSPQEAAKTANEIQKFLIENTRLGIPAMIHEESCSGFMAKGATVFPQSIGVACTFDNEIVEELAKVIRTQMKAVGAHQALAPLIDVARDARWGRIEETFGEDPYLVANMAVSYVKGLQGDDIKEGIVATGKHFVGYAMSEGGMNWAPVHIPERELREVYLYPFEVAVKVAGLKSIMPAYHEIDGIPCHANRKLLTDIARNEWGFDGIYVSDYSGVRNLLDYHKSVKTYEEAAVLSLWAGLDIELPKIECFTEEFIKALKEGKFDMTLVDAAVKRVLEMKFRLGLFDNPYIKTDGIVELFDNKEQRELSRKVAQESMVLLKNDNFLPLSKDLKRIAVIGPNANSVRNLLGDYSYPAHIATLEMFFIKEDKGVGNEEEFVKNVINMKSIFEAIKDKVSSNTEVVYAKGCDVNSQDKSGFEEAKKAAEGADAVILVVGDKAGLRLDCTSGESRDRASLRLPGVQEDLVKEIVSVNPNTVVVLVNGRPVTLDWIMENVKAVLEAWFPGEEGANAVADVLFGDYNPGGKLAISFPRDVGQVPVYYGHKPSGGKSCWHGDYVEMSTKPLLPFGYGLSYTTFEYKNFAIEKEKIGMDESIKISVEIENTGKYEGDEIVQLYTRKEEYLVTRPVKELKGYKRVHLKPGEKKKVVFELYPDLFAFYDYDMNRVVTPGVVEVMIGASSEDIRFTGTFEIVGSKKDARQLKHYFSKVWCE; this is encoded by the coding sequence GTGTCAATTGAAAAGAAAGTGAATGATCTTTTGCAGAAGATGACAATTGAAGAGAAGGTGTATCAACTCACAAGCATTCTTATACAAGATATTTTGGAGAATGACAGGTTCTCACCGCAAAAAGCAAAAGAGAAGATACCACACGGAATTGGGCAGATTACAAGGTTGGCAGGTGCGAGCAATCTGTCACCACAAGAGGCAGCAAAGACTGCAAATGAGATTCAAAAGTTCTTGATTGAAAACACACGACTTGGGATTCCTGCAATGATACATGAAGAATCTTGCTCGGGCTTTATGGCAAAAGGTGCAACTGTTTTTCCGCAGAGCATAGGTGTTGCCTGCACATTTGACAATGAAATTGTTGAAGAGCTTGCAAAAGTAATAAGAACTCAGATGAAGGCGGTAGGTGCACATCAAGCTTTAGCACCGCTGATTGATGTTGCAAGAGATGCACGCTGGGGAAGGATTGAGGAGACATTTGGAGAGGACCCATACCTTGTTGCAAATATGGCAGTAAGCTATGTAAAAGGGTTGCAAGGTGATGATATTAAAGAAGGAATTGTTGCAACAGGAAAACACTTTGTTGGGTATGCAATGTCAGAAGGTGGAATGAACTGGGCACCTGTCCACATTCCTGAAAGAGAGCTGAGAGAGGTATATCTTTATCCATTTGAGGTTGCTGTGAAGGTTGCGGGCTTGAAGTCCATCATGCCTGCATATCACGAGATTGACGGAATTCCATGCCATGCTAACAGAAAGTTACTTACCGATATAGCAAGAAATGAATGGGGATTTGATGGAATTTATGTTTCAGACTACAGTGGTGTGAGGAACCTCTTAGATTATCACAAGTCTGTAAAGACTTATGAAGAGGCAGCAGTACTTTCGCTGTGGGCAGGGCTTGACATTGAGCTACCCAAAATTGAATGTTTCACCGAAGAGTTTATAAAAGCTTTAAAAGAAGGCAAATTTGACATGACTTTGGTTGATGCAGCAGTAAAAAGAGTTTTAGAAATGAAGTTCAGACTTGGGCTTTTTGACAATCCATATATCAAAACTGATGGTATTGTAGAGCTATTTGATAACAAAGAACAGAGAGAGCTTTCAAGAAAAGTTGCACAAGAGTCTATGGTACTTTTGAAGAATGACAATTTCCTGCCACTTTCAAAGGATTTAAAGAGGATTGCAGTAATTGGCCCAAATGCAAATTCTGTGAGAAATCTTTTGGGTGACTATTCGTACCCTGCTCACATAGCAACACTTGAGATGTTCTTCATCAAAGAAGACAAAGGAGTTGGCAACGAAGAAGAGTTTGTTAAAAATGTAATCAACATGAAGTCCATTTTTGAAGCTATAAAGGACAAGGTTTCAAGCAATACTGAAGTTGTCTATGCAAAAGGTTGCGATGTAAATTCACAGGACAAGTCAGGGTTTGAGGAAGCAAAGAAAGCAGCAGAGGGCGCAGATGCAGTAATTTTGGTTGTTGGCGACAAGGCAGGTTTAAGACTTGACTGCACATCTGGCGAGTCAAGAGACAGAGCATCTTTAAGACTTCCTGGCGTTCAAGAGGATTTGGTAAAAGAGATTGTAAGCGTAAATCCAAACACAGTTGTAGTTTTAGTAAATGGTCGACCAGTTACGCTTGACTGGATTATGGAAAATGTCAAAGCTGTGCTTGAGGCATGGTTCCCAGGTGAGGAAGGTGCAAATGCTGTTGCAGATGTACTGTTTGGAGATTACAACCCAGGCGGAAAGCTTGCAATTTCGTTCCCACGTGATGTTGGTCAAGTTCCAGTTTATTATGGACACAAGCCGTCTGGTGGAAAGTCCTGCTGGCATGGGGATTATGTTGAGATGTCAACAAAACCGCTTTTGCCATTTGGTTATGGGCTTTCATATACCACTTTTGAGTACAAAAATTTTGCTATTGAAAAAGAAAAGATTGGCATGGACGAGAGCATAAAAATATCTGTTGAAATTGAGAACACAGGAAAATACGAAGGAGATGAGATTGTACAGCTTTACACAAGAAAGGAAGAGTATTTGGTAACCAGACCTGTCAAAGAGCTGAAAGGCTACAAGAGAGTTCATCTAAAACCGGGTGAGAAGAAGAAGGTTGTATTTGAACTCTATCCAGACTTGTTTGCGTTCTATGACTATGATATGAACAGGGTAGTAACACCTGGAGTCGTTGAGGTTATGATAGGGGCATCATCAGAGGACATTAGGTTTACAGGAACTTTTGAAATAGTGGGAAGCAAGAAGGATGCAAGACAGCTCAAGCACTACTTCAGCAAGGTTTGGTGTGAATAA